Proteins encoded by one window of Dreissena polymorpha isolate Duluth1 chromosome 11, UMN_Dpol_1.0, whole genome shotgun sequence:
- the LOC127849611 gene encoding NF-kappa-B inhibitor epsilon-like isoform X1 codes for MKESNLCALIIKVRAKLRFIPNQRPSADVCAGPMVKGVSMTKNDLHSDACTLLGILRRNEDRLNDAGKQLVKQNRKYACDVFMHEVDGWTPFHAFVLRGARKMVKLCLKAGVDVNLTMGSPDGVPGGCTAIHLAAHRGDVSMIDVLISNGADLNVRDNNGTTPVVYASLANNSLAVRTLQRAGADVTGCDVNSKHSSEDMGSSPIKCLLPFVCSGGRR; via the exons ATGAAAGAAAGCAATTTGTGTGCATTGATAATAAAAGTTAGAGCTAAATTAAG ATTTATACCAAACCAACGACCATCCGCTGACGTCTGCGCTGGCCCTATGGTCAAAGGCGTCTCGATGACTAAGAATGACCTGCATTCGGACGCGTGCACACTCCTGGGTATCTTACGCCGGAACGAAGACAGACTGAATGATGCCGGTAAACAGCTGGTGAAGCAGAACCGGAAGTACGCTTGTGACGTGTTCATGCACGAAGTGGACGGTTGGACGCCGTTCCACGCGTTTGTTTTGCGAGGCGCTCGCAAAATGGTGAAACTTTGTCTTAAGGCGGGCGTCGACGTGAATTTGACTATGGGATCTCCTGACGGCGTCCCGGGCGGGTGCACAGCGATCCACCTGGCCGCCCACCGCGGTGACGTCAGTATGATCGATGTGTTGATCTCAAACGGAGCTGATTTAAATGTGAGGGACAACAATGGTACCACCCCGGTGGTGTACGCGTCCTTGGCCAATAATAGTCTCGCAGTGCGGACATTGCAGCGCGCAGGCGCGGACGTGACCGGATGTGACGTGAACAGTAAACATAGTTCAGAGGATATGGGGTCATCCCCGATTAAGTGCCTTTTACCCTTTGTTTGCTCAGGGGGACGACGGTAG
- the LOC127849611 gene encoding uncharacterized protein LOC127849611 isoform X2, translating to MVKGVSMTKNDLHSDACTLLGILRRNEDRLNDAGKQLVKQNRKYACDVFMHEVDGWTPFHAFVLRGARKMVKLCLKAGVDVNLTMGSPDGVPGGCTAIHLAAHRGDVSMIDVLISNGADLNVRDNNGTTPVVYASLANNSLAVRTLQRAGADVTGCDVNSKHSSEDMGSSPIKCLLPFVCSGGRR from the coding sequence ATGGTCAAAGGCGTCTCGATGACTAAGAATGACCTGCATTCGGACGCGTGCACACTCCTGGGTATCTTACGCCGGAACGAAGACAGACTGAATGATGCCGGTAAACAGCTGGTGAAGCAGAACCGGAAGTACGCTTGTGACGTGTTCATGCACGAAGTGGACGGTTGGACGCCGTTCCACGCGTTTGTTTTGCGAGGCGCTCGCAAAATGGTGAAACTTTGTCTTAAGGCGGGCGTCGACGTGAATTTGACTATGGGATCTCCTGACGGCGTCCCGGGCGGGTGCACAGCGATCCACCTGGCCGCCCACCGCGGTGACGTCAGTATGATCGATGTGTTGATCTCAAACGGAGCTGATTTAAATGTGAGGGACAACAATGGTACCACCCCGGTGGTGTACGCGTCCTTGGCCAATAATAGTCTCGCAGTGCGGACATTGCAGCGCGCAGGCGCGGACGTGACCGGATGTGACGTGAACAGTAAACATAGTTCAGAGGATATGGGGTCATCCCCGATTAAGTGCCTTTTACCCTTTGTTTGCTCAGGGGGACGACGGTAG